In Magnetospirillum sp. XM-1, a single window of DNA contains:
- a CDS encoding host specificity factor TipJ family phage tail protein translates to MTASVVVITNPFEPVASRSVHAIDAGVTVGELLLDCGIDADRWADGPEIRIGGQVVAAETFAVRVIGDDEIISIIRCPLGGGGGGGGGKNPLSTILTIAVLVASIYLGPVAAVAMRFAEAGTAAAMATAAIAMVGSVLVNTVIPAPKPSMPSLNWGGSGSTPAPSPTYSLQAQGNQARLGQPIPVIYGRHMIYPDLAAEPYQDYVNGEQFLYQLHVIGQGEYAIEQVRIEDTPISSFEEVQTEIVPPGRSVSLFPTEVVSAPEVAGQELVAPNLVQAGDDGYIGPFAANPVDTTANALAVDIIFPRGLYYANDSGTLTTRTAQWQIETRPIDSDGIAIGGWSVLASETYSAASNTAIRISYRYAVAAGRYEVRSRRLDNKDTDARAGHEVRWGALRAILTDRPDFGAVTLLAVKMRATDNLSQRSSRLINCIVTRKLPIWSAATGWSQPQPTRSIAWAFTDACKADYGAKLSDTRIDLKALATLEAVWGDRGDSFDAVFDSNMTVWEAFSRIARCGRAIPIQQGGIIRVIRDQPQTIPVAMFGPRNIVKGSFKIKYVMPGEDTADAVTVEYFSSRTWKPDEVTAKLADSSGDNPAKVNLFGCTAKDHAQREGLYIAANNRYRRRLITFRTELEGMIPSYGDLVAITHDMPRWGQGGEVICCQGDVLVLSEPLVWTEGATHYLALRRRDGGLAGPFPVEAVPGDATMVRVSGPLTVTPYVGGSEERTYFSFGPGHAWAQTARILAIRPRAEQVEISAVAEDSRVHIN, encoded by the coding sequence ATGACCGCGTCCGTCGTCGTCATCACCAATCCGTTTGAACCGGTGGCCAGCCGCAGCGTCCACGCCATTGATGCTGGGGTGACGGTTGGAGAATTGCTGCTGGATTGCGGGATTGATGCCGACCGCTGGGCAGACGGCCCGGAGATCCGGATCGGCGGACAGGTGGTTGCTGCAGAAACATTCGCTGTCCGGGTGATTGGTGACGACGAGATCATCTCCATCATCCGCTGCCCCTTGGGGGGCGGCGGCGGCGGTGGTGGTGGCAAAAATCCGCTCAGCACCATCCTGACCATTGCCGTTCTGGTGGCCTCCATCTACCTGGGACCGGTGGCAGCCGTGGCCATGAGATTTGCCGAGGCCGGGACCGCCGCCGCCATGGCCACCGCCGCCATCGCCATGGTCGGTTCGGTACTGGTCAATACCGTGATCCCGGCTCCCAAGCCTTCGATGCCGTCCCTCAATTGGGGCGGCAGTGGCAGCACCCCGGCTCCCAGCCCGACCTACAGCTTGCAAGCCCAAGGCAACCAAGCCCGCCTGGGCCAACCGATCCCGGTGATTTATGGCCGCCATATGATCTATCCGGACCTGGCTGCTGAGCCTTATCAGGATTACGTCAACGGCGAGCAATTCCTCTACCAGCTTCATGTCATCGGCCAGGGCGAATACGCCATAGAGCAGGTCCGCATCGAGGACACGCCGATCTCATCATTCGAGGAGGTGCAGACAGAGATCGTGCCTCCGGGGCGCTCTGTCTCCCTGTTTCCCACTGAAGTGGTTTCCGCGCCTGAAGTGGCTGGCCAGGAACTGGTGGCGCCCAACCTGGTGCAAGCCGGTGATGACGGCTACATCGGCCCCTTTGCCGCCAACCCGGTGGACACCACGGCCAACGCGCTGGCCGTCGATATCATTTTTCCCAGAGGGCTTTACTACGCCAACGACAGCGGGACACTGACCACGCGCACGGCCCAGTGGCAAATCGAGACCCGCCCCATCGACAGCGACGGCATCGCCATCGGCGGCTGGTCGGTGCTGGCATCGGAAACCTATAGCGCGGCCAGCAACACCGCCATCCGGATTTCATACCGCTATGCAGTCGCCGCTGGCCGTTACGAGGTCCGGTCCAGACGCCTAGACAATAAGGACACCGATGCCCGAGCGGGACATGAGGTGCGTTGGGGGGCTCTTCGAGCCATCCTGACTGACCGGCCGGATTTCGGTGCCGTGACATTGCTGGCCGTCAAGATGCGCGCGACCGACAATCTCAGTCAGCGATCAAGCCGGCTCATCAACTGCATCGTTACCCGCAAACTGCCGATTTGGTCCGCCGCAACGGGTTGGTCCCAGCCGCAGCCTACGCGATCCATCGCCTGGGCCTTCACCGATGCCTGCAAAGCTGACTATGGGGCGAAGCTTTCGGATACCCGGATCGACCTCAAGGCTTTGGCTACGTTGGAGGCAGTCTGGGGGGACCGCGGCGACAGCTTTGATGCCGTCTTCGATTCAAACATGACGGTGTGGGAGGCGTTCTCACGTATCGCTCGTTGTGGCCGAGCCATCCCCATCCAGCAGGGCGGCATCATCCGCGTCATCCGCGATCAGCCCCAAACCATTCCGGTCGCCATGTTCGGGCCGCGCAACATCGTCAAGGGCTCATTCAAGATCAAATACGTCATGCCCGGCGAGGACACCGCCGACGCGGTGACGGTAGAATATTTCTCATCGCGCACCTGGAAGCCCGATGAGGTTACCGCCAAGCTGGCCGACAGTAGCGGCGACAATCCCGCCAAGGTCAATCTGTTCGGCTGCACCGCCAAGGACCATGCCCAACGGGAAGGTCTCTACATCGCCGCCAACAATCGCTATCGCCGCCGTCTGATCACCTTCCGCACCGAATTGGAGGGCATGATTCCCAGCTACGGCGATCTGGTCGCCATCACCCACGACATGCCCCGCTGGGGGCAAGGCGGCGAGGTGATCTGTTGCCAGGGCGATGTGTTGGTGCTGTCCGAGCCCTTGGTCTGGACTGAAGGAGCCACCCACTATCTCGCTCTTCGCCGCCGTGATGGTGGACTGGCGGGGCCGTTCCCGGTTGAGGCTGTGCCGGGAGACGCCACCATGGTCCGCGTCAGCGGCCCACTAACCGTTACCCCCTATGTCGGCGGCTCGGAGGAGCGGACCTATTTCAGCTTCGG